The Legionella cincinnatiensis genome includes a region encoding these proteins:
- a CDS encoding uracil-DNA glycosylase, whose product MPDELNRYYLQTMGIDLWTLRQSNSCQKDLSSLAKEVASCTRCPLHKTRTQTVFYRGHETAKLMIIGEAPGFYEDQQGLPFVGKAGGLLNQMLQSIEMAEKDVYIANVLKCRPPNNRDPHLDEIAQCSSFLVRQIELIKPHLILALGRFAGQFLLNKPLSLKQLRNTIHRYHNVPFIVSYHPAYLLRNPADKKKTYIDLLAVKRFLSGQ is encoded by the coding sequence ATGCCAGATGAATTAAATCGTTATTATCTGCAAACTATGGGTATCGATCTGTGGACACTGCGTCAATCTAATTCTTGTCAAAAAGACCTATCCTCATTAGCAAAAGAAGTGGCATCATGCACCCGATGTCCGCTGCATAAAACACGTACCCAAACAGTGTTTTATCGTGGTCATGAGACAGCTAAGTTAATGATTATTGGCGAAGCTCCAGGTTTTTATGAAGATCAGCAAGGTTTACCTTTTGTAGGGAAGGCAGGAGGTTTATTAAATCAAATGCTGCAAAGTATTGAGATGGCGGAAAAAGATGTCTATATTGCTAATGTTTTAAAATGCAGACCCCCTAATAATCGTGATCCCCATTTGGATGAAATCGCTCAATGCAGTTCTTTTTTGGTTCGCCAAATTGAACTTATTAAACCCCATCTGATTTTGGCTTTAGGGCGATTTGCGGGGCAATTTTTACTCAACAAGCCTCTTTCCTTGAAACAACTACGTAATACAATACATCGTTATCATAATGTTCCCTTTATCGTGAGTTACCATCCTGCTTATCTTTTGCGTAATCCAGCCGATAAGAAAAAGACATATATTGATCTACTGGCTGTAAAAAGATTTCTTTCAGGACAATGA
- a CDS encoding LicD family protein: protein MTFAQQINPYSADTAFRDGRLRQAQLKMLAMLEVIDSICLKHNLDYWLDAGTLLGAVRHQGFIPWDDDVDIAMPRASYEKFLRIAPTEIPDFMWLQTIHSDPGYFNMATPLKIRDRCSRFIEKHEKGNEPYVQGIFIDVFVYDNMPVDPRQRKRYKFYAKKISRLLSTKYSRVKIGHYPILYKIIASLLPKSLLEFFLNKIICQANTSKSPYIGRGYNCVGSNLIKHDEIYPLQRITFETKEFNIPKNAETFLIQQYGDYWTLPPEDQRMMRHCKELIPHIDN, encoded by the coding sequence ATGACATTTGCACAGCAAATAAACCCATATTCTGCAGATACTGCATTTCGTGATGGTCGATTAAGGCAAGCACAATTAAAAATGCTCGCAATGCTCGAGGTCATTGATTCTATTTGTCTTAAGCATAATTTGGACTATTGGCTTGATGCAGGTACCCTTCTAGGAGCTGTGCGACATCAAGGTTTTATCCCATGGGATGATGACGTAGATATTGCCATGCCTCGTGCAAGCTACGAAAAATTTTTACGTATTGCTCCCACAGAAATTCCAGACTTTATGTGGCTCCAAACAATACACAGCGATCCTGGCTATTTTAATATGGCCACGCCACTGAAAATAAGAGATCGGTGCAGTCGTTTTATTGAAAAACATGAAAAGGGTAATGAACCTTACGTGCAAGGGATTTTTATTGATGTTTTTGTCTATGACAACATGCCTGTAGATCCCAGACAACGAAAGCGTTATAAATTTTATGCAAAAAAAATTTCACGTTTGTTAAGCACTAAATACAGCCGAGTGAAAATAGGACATTATCCAATCCTTTATAAAATTATAGCCTCTCTGTTACCTAAATCTTTACTTGAATTTTTCTTAAATAAAATTATCTGCCAAGCCAACACAAGTAAAAGCCCTTATATAGGGCGTGGTTATAATTGTGTCGGAAGTAATTTGATAAAACATGACGAAATATATCCCCTACAACGCATTACATTTGAAACAAAAGAATTTAATATTCCTAAAAATGCCGAAACATTTCTCATTCAACAATATGGAGATTATTGGACATTGCCGCCAGAAGATCAAAGAATGATGAGACACTGTAAAGAGCTGATTCCTCATATAGATAATTGA
- a CDS encoding shikimate kinase has translation MSQHTRIFIIGLPGAGKGLFGKLLAEKLGWQFIDADLGMEYYVGRPLDEVLGKKGQEDFYQCQLEILTALQSKEHIVVATDASIVCSENIRQLLSTEFVVFLQVSTTVQLMRISRNPAPLLPHTDLNAFFDKLHVQRDNLFANLATVTLDTDDNALEHHLLKIFNLIAESKKPESQTIKLNEKDLVLFHKLTHLPVYLTEQQAVCLRLLAQGKSSKEIARDISISYRTVEGMLSKTMELLGCTSSKELIVLYHDKP, from the coding sequence ATGAGTCAACATACACGTATTTTTATTATCGGTCTTCCAGGTGCGGGTAAAGGTTTATTTGGAAAACTACTGGCCGAAAAACTAGGATGGCAATTTATCGATGCTGATCTGGGTATGGAATATTATGTTGGGCGTCCCTTAGATGAGGTTTTAGGTAAAAAAGGACAAGAAGATTTTTATCAATGCCAATTAGAGATATTAACGGCACTTCAATCTAAAGAGCATATTGTAGTAGCAACAGATGCAAGTATCGTTTGTTCTGAGAATATTCGTCAACTTTTGTCTACAGAATTCGTGGTATTTTTACAAGTGAGTACTACAGTGCAATTGATGCGTATTTCACGTAATCCTGCACCATTATTGCCTCATACTGATCTTAACGCTTTTTTTGATAAACTTCATGTTCAACGTGATAACTTATTTGCAAACTTAGCCACTGTAACGTTAGATACTGATGATAATGCATTGGAGCACCATTTATTAAAGATTTTCAACCTGATTGCTGAATCTAAAAAGCCAGAGTCTCAAACGATTAAATTAAATGAGAAAGATTTAGTGCTTTTTCATAAGCTAACGCATCTTCCTGTGTATTTAACAGAACAACAAGCGGTGTGTCTTAGACTACTCGCTCAAGGTAAAAGCTCAAAGGAAATTGCCCGTGATATCAGTATTTCTTATCGTACTGTGGAAGGGATGTTATCTAAAACAATGGAATTATTGGGTTGTACTTCAAGTAAAGAACTAATTGTATTATATCATGACAAGCCTTAA
- a CDS encoding outer membrane protein — MKIKGVSKSISYSMSLLSLFCGLTSQSHAGAMGPVTALSTPGKIYVGVFGGGGASTNVSIAQYGTAFFPEAGIGPLAINGFGHTDTRGVGIVGGQVGYQWSSISLNLFNSLSGITPAVELEGYYVGKSTFTGHDINNETASLPEHDFLVSYPLNTAVFLANAVANFDLSNVNRVHPYVGAGIGAAVLSISGADSTQVAPPEGGVNHYNGNTGDKDATFAAQVKAGLNFDVTPNVNIFAEYRWLYVSNSDFTFGSTVYPTHVPTSPWLVELGSQYYNIGAAGIRFSI, encoded by the coding sequence ATGAAAATAAAAGGAGTAAGCAAGAGTATAAGTTACTCAATGTCACTACTGAGTTTATTCTGTGGATTGACCTCTCAATCACATGCTGGTGCAATGGGGCCAGTAACTGCGTTAAGCACACCAGGAAAAATCTATGTGGGTGTTTTTGGTGGTGGAGGAGCATCTACAAATGTCAGTATCGCGCAGTATGGAACCGCTTTTTTTCCAGAAGCTGGAATAGGACCTTTGGCAATCAATGGATTTGGTCATACCGATACCCGTGGAGTAGGGATTGTTGGGGGACAAGTGGGTTATCAATGGTCATCAATATCATTAAACTTATTTAATTCACTATCAGGCATAACTCCTGCAGTTGAATTAGAAGGATACTATGTTGGAAAAAGCACGTTTACTGGACATGATATAAATAATGAGACAGCAAGTCTTCCTGAGCATGATTTTTTAGTCTCTTATCCTTTGAATACAGCAGTTTTTCTTGCTAATGCCGTAGCAAACTTTGATCTTTCCAATGTAAATAGAGTACACCCTTATGTCGGTGCTGGTATCGGTGCCGCAGTTTTATCCATCTCAGGTGCTGATTCGACCCAAGTTGCTCCCCCAGAAGGAGGTGTCAATCATTACAATGGAAATACTGGCGATAAAGACGCTACTTTTGCTGCTCAAGTGAAGGCTGGTTTAAATTTTGATGTAACTCCAAATGTAAATATTTTTGCTGAATATCGATGGCTATATGTCTCCAATAGCGATTTTACATTTGGCTCCACTGTATATCCAACTCACGTCCCAACAAGTCCATGGTTAGTAGAATTAGGTTCCCAATACTATAATATAGGAGCTGCAGGAATTCGCTTTAGTATTTAA
- a CDS encoding dicarboxylate/amino acid:cation symporter, whose amino-acid sequence MCAAHQQQKKFIFSTPLIYALMIGLGIASGMSDISILKETGLLVSDLFIKLFKCISLPIISLSIIVTLANYKTDGFMKKIWKRTITYTFSTTLVAAMISCLLYIVIHPSSVQVNLDPHEVKSASSLGYVGYLANIIPTNLLAPFLEQQVMGVLFLSIIIGIAVRQIPDEDSRDIMARFFRGAHGMFLVMTRWIIAVIPLGLFGFITSTVVQLRSGMDIKGIGEYLLIVVFANLIQGFIILPLWLKKNKIQPFTAMRSMLPALSVAFFSKSSVGTLPVTMSTIEKNLQVKPSISRFVLPLCTSINMNGCAAFIFATVIYLMQNHGMPISYSTMGLWVIIATVAAIGNAGVPMGCFFLSVSLLSSMNVPIVLMGVILPFYGLIDMLETSLNVWSDACVTKIVNDKAIVDAQDELKPRKVSAYEPELG is encoded by the coding sequence ATGTGTGCAGCACATCAGCAACAGAAAAAATTCATTTTTAGTACTCCTTTAATTTATGCTTTGATGATTGGTTTGGGCATTGCTAGTGGGATGTCAGATATCAGCATTTTAAAAGAGACTGGATTATTGGTTTCCGATTTGTTTATTAAACTCTTTAAATGCATCAGTTTACCGATTATTTCTTTATCGATAATTGTTACTTTGGCAAATTATAAGACCGATGGGTTTATGAAAAAAATTTGGAAGCGAACAATTACGTATACTTTTTCGACAACTCTGGTGGCGGCAATGATCAGTTGCTTGCTCTATATTGTCATTCATCCTAGCTCTGTTCAGGTCAATTTGGACCCTCATGAGGTGAAATCGGCAAGCAGCCTAGGATATGTGGGGTACTTAGCAAATATCATCCCCACTAACTTATTAGCTCCATTTTTAGAACAGCAAGTCATGGGGGTATTATTCTTAAGTATTATTATTGGCATTGCAGTGCGTCAAATACCTGATGAAGACTCTCGCGACATAATGGCACGGTTTTTTCGAGGGGCGCATGGAATGTTTTTGGTGATGACCCGTTGGATTATTGCCGTTATTCCTTTAGGACTGTTTGGTTTTATTACTTCTACAGTGGTTCAATTACGTTCTGGTATGGATATTAAAGGCATAGGTGAATACTTATTGATTGTTGTTTTTGCTAATTTAATTCAAGGTTTTATCATATTGCCTTTATGGTTGAAGAAGAACAAAATCCAGCCTTTTACAGCAATGCGTTCTATGCTACCTGCATTATCAGTTGCTTTTTTCTCTAAGTCTTCAGTGGGTACGTTACCCGTGACTATGAGTACCATAGAAAAGAATCTGCAGGTTAAGCCATCAATCAGTCGTTTCGTGTTACCGTTATGCACCAGTATCAATATGAATGGTTGTGCGGCTTTTATTTTTGCTACCGTGATTTATTTAATGCAAAACCATGGTATGCCAATTTCTTATAGTACAATGGGATTATGGGTTATCATTGCTACTGTTGCGGCCATTGGTAATGCCGGTGTGCCTATGGGATGTTTTTTCCTAAGCGTTAGCTTGTTATCGAGTATGAATGTTCCAATTGTACTTATGGGGGTTATTTTACCTTTCTACGGTTTAATTGATATGCTAGAGACCTCTTTAAATGTTTGGTCTGATGCCTGTGTCACTAAGATTGTCAATGATAAAGCAATTGTAGATGCGCAAGATGAATTAAAGCCCAGAAAAGTATCTGCATATGAGCCAGAGCTGGGTTAA
- a CDS encoding zeta toxin family protein — translation MRTRLEIERFKSAGWNSVLENSRQSYTLTDQETFNKAMDKLDEAAEAIGEGIIYDPETMHQLIAEIASNIDIDLSMESEAVSDFSTQLLIDIYEINNTGEKEKKIEKALELAKYIEHKIIHGHDIVVNDKQTELSVLLTNFALLATKLSADETLPLIDKTRELGAYKRIGLDNMRALSRTVITGTIDVSAAESVIPLSLQKKLKENGLDPKVVPPLCKDVYEALELTTDEINILKDNEKMARLDVTNLITKTKAEIVQMIEGNYNEAMNLAFKVADENLLKSHEDVKQFLGDIATIMSDGIVDGDWKRTHDSEKFKVYTRVKDLESQLDDFSRQFFNKLQDIKRIKDPKKREQAAIELAAWCEYRVNLTDHFLADGCGKTSALMANFVFMAAGIPPKSMPMMDRRNYFNFDVVPTTNIVINKKEHSAFETKELTTRKVKEWERWLRHYKSSFFPQDYREITCDNAWSVPSVTLGQHLETMGSKSKDEDKYVIPEDANFTNLHHCLRGGYEVAELASAIGAPDVQKLITYPLTRLNLFHTIVYAETELKTDTDEDIVEKVRDVYRTLKGSKVHGTKFNTWLNQNQEEFIRDSRNLAELASQGEAEYAEQYAEVLSTIQQRYKSGEYILGNHIRYISKPIPHDELEKDLVALYGKENLLPNSTNPKEIILKDPEEAIAEVAKRIIADRAYQEMSNRFFEHEVEPLISEAVDECEFERLDIPEPDERVTFMMAGAPACGKGSAVATVATMAEENLEIEWDNTVKVNTDTHRLMISHPHITGERREFSGTLNNHEAGLLTDLAYSRLQKKVNEGVGPHILIDGVNMSKERMDLGMANSGKLLLTVVTVPPEISVERAFSRGQGDGRFVPTSYNLSKHRQVSKNFFKDLQGAMGKNAEIILFDTNVPRGVTPKRIMTADLGSRSITIYDKKLFSEFLAKGNIDVTATCSRDLYMLPQDKLDESYHEKLEEMGFLKIRYEEDKPSIKKGTQFTIFKESGKQKDKRHEPHLGEDEEHGEEHEHRRRGHRGTHHK, via the coding sequence ATGCGTACTCGCTTAGAAATTGAAAGATTTAAATCTGCTGGCTGGAACAGTGTTCTTGAGAATAGTAGACAGAGTTATACATTAACTGACCAAGAAACATTTAATAAGGCAATGGATAAACTCGATGAAGCAGCCGAAGCAATAGGAGAGGGGATCATATATGATCCTGAAACGATGCATCAATTAATTGCAGAAATTGCATCAAATATTGATATTGATTTGTCAATGGAGTCAGAAGCAGTCTCTGATTTTTCTACCCAATTATTGATAGATATATATGAGATTAATAATACAGGGGAAAAAGAAAAAAAAATAGAAAAAGCCTTAGAGTTAGCCAAATACATTGAACATAAAATTATTCATGGTCATGATATAGTAGTTAACGATAAACAAACTGAATTATCTGTATTACTTACTAACTTTGCCTTACTGGCAACAAAACTTAGCGCTGATGAAACTTTACCTTTAATAGATAAAACTCGAGAGCTTGGAGCCTATAAGCGAATAGGTCTTGATAATATGCGGGCGTTAAGTCGTACTGTAATTACTGGAACCATAGATGTATCTGCAGCTGAAAGTGTTATTCCACTATCTCTCCAAAAAAAATTAAAGGAGAACGGCTTAGATCCAAAGGTAGTGCCACCTCTGTGTAAGGATGTTTATGAAGCTTTGGAATTAACAACTGATGAAATCAACATCTTAAAAGACAACGAAAAAATGGCTCGTCTAGATGTTACTAATTTGATTACTAAGACAAAAGCAGAAATTGTCCAGATGATTGAAGGCAATTATAACGAAGCAATGAATCTTGCATTTAAGGTGGCTGATGAAAATTTACTCAAATCACATGAAGATGTAAAGCAATTCTTAGGTGACATTGCCACTATTATGAGTGATGGCATTGTGGACGGTGATTGGAAACGAACTCATGATAGCGAAAAATTTAAGGTTTATACTCGCGTTAAAGATTTAGAATCTCAACTAGATGATTTTTCTAGACAATTTTTCAATAAATTACAGGACATAAAAAGAATTAAAGATCCTAAAAAAAGAGAACAGGCCGCAATTGAGTTAGCTGCCTGGTGTGAATACCGTGTGAATTTAACAGATCACTTTCTTGCTGATGGCTGCGGTAAAACTTCTGCCTTAATGGCTAATTTTGTGTTTATGGCCGCAGGAATTCCCCCTAAATCAATGCCTATGATGGATCGAAGAAATTATTTTAACTTTGATGTAGTTCCAACAACGAATATTGTTATAAACAAAAAAGAACATTCTGCTTTTGAAACAAAAGAACTTACAACAAGAAAAGTGAAAGAATGGGAGCGTTGGTTACGTCATTATAAATCCTCATTCTTTCCGCAAGATTATCGCGAAATCACGTGTGATAATGCCTGGAGTGTTCCTTCAGTAACATTAGGCCAACATTTGGAAACAATGGGGTCAAAAAGTAAAGATGAAGATAAATATGTTATCCCAGAAGATGCTAATTTTACTAACTTACACCATTGTTTACGAGGTGGATATGAAGTAGCTGAGTTGGCTAGTGCTATTGGAGCCCCTGATGTTCAAAAATTAATCACCTATCCTCTGACGCGACTGAATTTATTTCACACTATAGTTTATGCTGAAACAGAACTAAAAACAGATACTGATGAAGATATTGTAGAAAAAGTGCGTGATGTATATCGAACATTAAAAGGATCTAAAGTTCATGGTACAAAATTTAACACATGGCTAAATCAAAACCAGGAAGAATTCATTCGTGACTCTAGAAATTTAGCAGAACTCGCTTCCCAAGGAGAAGCGGAATATGCGGAGCAGTATGCAGAAGTTCTTAGCACAATTCAGCAGCGTTATAAAAGTGGTGAATATATTCTTGGTAATCATATACGTTATATATCAAAGCCAATACCACACGATGAATTAGAAAAGGATCTTGTAGCTCTTTATGGAAAAGAAAATCTACTTCCTAATTCAACAAATCCTAAAGAAATCATCCTGAAAGATCCAGAAGAGGCAATCGCTGAAGTTGCCAAGAGAATAATCGCAGATCGCGCTTATCAAGAAATGAGCAATAGATTTTTTGAGCATGAGGTTGAACCACTCATCTCTGAGGCGGTTGATGAATGTGAATTCGAACGTTTAGACATACCTGAACCTGATGAGCGTGTTACATTTATGATGGCTGGAGCACCTGCTTGTGGTAAAGGTTCCGCAGTAGCAACAGTTGCCACAATGGCTGAAGAAAATTTGGAGATAGAATGGGATAATACAGTAAAAGTGAATACCGATACCCATAGACTCATGATAAGCCATCCTCATATCACTGGTGAGCGTAGAGAGTTTTCTGGTACCTTAAATAATCATGAGGCTGGACTATTAACTGATTTGGCCTACAGCCGTTTGCAAAAGAAAGTAAATGAAGGTGTTGGACCCCATATTCTTATCGACGGCGTTAACATGTCTAAGGAACGCATGGATCTTGGCATGGCCAACTCCGGTAAATTATTGCTCACAGTGGTGACTGTTCCCCCTGAAATCTCTGTCGAACGTGCATTTAGTCGCGGTCAAGGAGATGGACGATTTGTGCCAACGTCTTATAATTTATCAAAACATAGACAAGTCAGTAAAAATTTCTTTAAAGACTTACAAGGAGCTATGGGTAAAAATGCAGAAATTATTCTTTTTGATACTAATGTACCTAGAGGAGTTACCCCTAAACGAATAATGACTGCAGATTTAGGAAGCAGATCAATTACTATTTATGATAAAAAACTATTTAGTGAGTTTTTAGCCAAGGGTAATATAGATGTTACCGCAACTTGCTCACGTGATCTGTATATGCTACCCCAAGATAAACTAGATGAGTCGTACCATGAAAAACTCGAAGAAATGGGTTTTCTCAAGATTCGCTATGAAGAAGACAAACCATCCATTAAAAAAGGAACTCAATTTACAATATTTAAAGAGAGTGGTAAACAAAAAGACAAGCGTCATGAACCTCATCTAGGAGAGGATGAGGAACACGGAGAAGAACACGAACACAGACGACGTGGCCATAGAGGCACTCATCATAAGTAA
- a CDS encoding glycoside hydrolase family 3 N-terminal domain-containing protein, protein MITLRNKIGQMLIMGFDGCVLHDQSPMAEWLSSDGLGGVLLFDQEASTALYGKNLKNLTQIKQLTHSLNGYYSEISYKNNGLPLLIAIDYEGGAVDRLSRIEECPPTISAYDMAHLSPEALQAELIQMALTLKSLGFNLNFAPVVDLNLQEEQGIIGALHRSFSAIPERVIGFAKQFVDVFSHHGIACCYKHFPGHGSALGDTHKGFVDVTNTFQREELEPYYALVGDAHQPTMIMTAHVVNKHLNSQGLPATLSYEILTGLLRQSMCYNGVVVADDLQMQAITDHYSLEDALCLTINAGADMIIFANQLAKITAPEIIEVIEHLVLEQKIEYQRIEDAYRRIIRLKQQINCIELVD, encoded by the coding sequence ATGATTACTTTAAGAAATAAAATTGGTCAAATGTTAATTATGGGATTTGATGGATGTGTTCTTCATGATCAAAGCCCCATGGCTGAATGGCTTTCTTCTGATGGATTGGGTGGTGTTTTATTATTTGATCAAGAAGCATCTACAGCATTGTATGGAAAGAATTTAAAAAATTTAACCCAAATAAAACAGCTGACTCATTCACTTAATGGCTATTATTCCGAAATAAGCTACAAAAATAATGGATTACCTCTATTAATTGCCATAGATTATGAAGGGGGAGCTGTCGATCGTTTGTCCAGAATCGAGGAATGTCCGCCCACCATAAGTGCCTATGATATGGCACATTTGTCTCCCGAAGCATTGCAGGCGGAATTGATTCAAATGGCATTAACTTTAAAATCTTTGGGTTTTAATCTTAATTTTGCTCCGGTTGTAGATTTAAATTTACAGGAAGAACAAGGTATTATTGGTGCCTTACATCGTAGTTTTTCGGCTATTCCTGAACGAGTAATTGGCTTTGCGAAACAATTTGTTGATGTTTTTTCTCATCACGGTATTGCATGTTGTTATAAGCATTTCCCAGGTCATGGAAGTGCGCTTGGTGATACTCATAAGGGATTTGTTGATGTTACGAATACATTTCAAAGAGAAGAGTTAGAGCCTTATTACGCATTGGTAGGTGATGCGCACCAACCTACAATGATTATGACAGCACATGTGGTCAATAAGCATTTGAACAGTCAGGGATTACCCGCTACTTTATCTTACGAGATCTTAACAGGCCTATTGCGTCAGTCTATGTGTTATAATGGGGTAGTTGTTGCTGATGATTTACAAATGCAGGCAATCACTGATCATTATTCGCTTGAGGATGCTTTATGCCTGACAATCAATGCAGGTGCTGATATGATCATTTTTGCAAATCAATTAGCTAAGATAACAGCGCCTGAAATAATTGAAGTCATAGAACATTTAGTTCTTGAGCAAAAAATAGAATATCAACGTATTGAAGATGCATACCGACGGATTATCCGTTTAAAACAACAAATTAATTGTATCGAATTAGTTGACTAA
- a CDS encoding helix-turn-helix transcriptional regulator, with amino-acid sequence MKQNYSIIKQMTNLSERIIPICDPLNALGIHTFTVLINYIDGTQVNLSNKPTWIDDYYTLELYNSSFYDNKPDLFHSGYNLWSARSNLPVFHYGLQRYDSGQGITIIHRHPHNTSFYFFSGSNQNTQLYNFIINNLMFFERFIQYFLQQSSNTLKKAYSLNLQRQISEKKLVDIKTVTHSLNEYQNLCQIKHSIEEKFDFISKSNLSPELSLSPRQKQVLYWSMHGKSAKETAKILGISPRTVERHFEILREKTSTSNKQELTFKTVIKTTEEDWLLQ; translated from the coding sequence ATGAAGCAAAACTACTCAATCATTAAACAAATGACTAACCTTTCAGAACGTATTATTCCTATTTGTGATCCTCTTAATGCTCTGGGAATTCATACCTTTACCGTATTAATTAATTATATTGATGGAACTCAAGTTAATCTTTCTAATAAACCTACCTGGATTGATGATTATTACACGTTAGAACTTTATAATAGTAGTTTCTACGATAACAAACCCGATTTATTCCATTCTGGCTATAATTTATGGTCAGCAAGATCAAATTTGCCTGTTTTTCACTATGGTTTACAACGTTATGATAGTGGACAAGGAATAACAATTATTCATCGTCACCCCCACAATACCTCATTTTATTTTTTCTCTGGATCAAACCAAAATACACAACTATATAATTTTATTATTAATAATCTTATGTTTTTTGAACGTTTTATTCAGTATTTTTTACAACAAAGCAGCAATACCCTAAAAAAAGCGTACTCATTAAATTTGCAAAGACAGATTAGTGAAAAGAAATTAGTGGATATAAAAACGGTTACACATTCATTAAATGAATATCAAAATCTCTGCCAAATAAAACATAGTATCGAAGAAAAATTCGATTTTATCTCTAAATCAAATCTATCTCCCGAACTGTCCTTAAGTCCTCGCCAGAAACAAGTATTGTATTGGAGCATGCACGGAAAGAGTGCTAAAGAAACAGCCAAAATATTAGGAATATCTCCTAGAACTGTAGAGAGGCATTTTGAAATTTTAAGAGAAAAAACGAGTACTTCGAATAAACAAGAACTAACTTTTAAAACCGTTATAAAAACCACAGAAGAAGATTGGTTATTACAATAA
- a CDS encoding GIY-YIG nuclease family protein has protein sequence MLASKKYGTLYTGVTSNFVQRIWQHKEGLAEGFTKKYHVHHLVYYEIHTDVYEAITREKRIKKWNRQWKINLIEQNNPHWLDLDIKLF, from the coding sequence ATATTAGCCAGTAAAAAATATGGAACTCTTTATACCGGTGTAACAAGCAACTTCGTACAACGTATTTGGCAACACAAAGAAGGCTTAGCTGAAGGATTCACCAAGAAATATCATGTTCATCACTTGGTTTATTATGAAATTCACACGGATGTTTATGAAGCAATAACCAGAGAAAAACGCATCAAAAAATGGAACCGACAATGGAAAATAAACCTGATTGAGCAAAACAATCCTCACTGGCTTGACCTTGACATCAAATTATTTTGA
- a CDS encoding class I SAM-dependent DNA methyltransferase, giving the protein MKKLHTYQNLCTEVYDLSKPNAPQDVYSFYRSYVVEATGPILEPMCGTGRFLLPLAEEGFDVHGFDASQPMLERLHAKVRSKNLNLKVWHGFIEDLKQSDKYSLIFIPSGSFGLITEKADIQKALKTIYEHLEDKGLFVFEVETLHAVPKELGIWRGTRWPKEEGTIILLSQLAVLDEEVCYSIGKYELVENNRITQTEVEEYKIRIYQDPSFLFNLLMGVGFSNVRMVKAFDRLTSPHETDESIVFECRK; this is encoded by the coding sequence ATGAAAAAACTGCATACTTATCAGAATCTTTGTACTGAAGTATATGATTTAAGTAAACCTAACGCACCACAAGATGTATACTCATTCTACCGAAGCTATGTTGTAGAAGCTACAGGTCCCATTTTAGAACCTATGTGCGGGACGGGTCGATTTTTATTGCCTTTGGCTGAAGAAGGATTTGATGTTCATGGATTTGATGCAAGTCAGCCGATGTTAGAACGACTGCATGCAAAGGTACGTAGCAAAAATCTTAATCTTAAAGTCTGGCATGGTTTTATTGAAGATTTAAAGCAATCCGATAAATATTCTTTGATTTTTATACCCAGTGGTTCATTTGGTCTTATCACTGAAAAGGCAGATATCCAAAAAGCCTTAAAAACTATTTATGAGCACTTGGAAGATAAAGGGCTTTTTGTATTTGAAGTAGAAACACTGCATGCAGTTCCTAAAGAATTAGGTATTTGGAGAGGCACAAGATGGCCAAAAGAAGAGGGTACAATCATCCTGCTTAGCCAATTAGCGGTCCTCGATGAAGAGGTTTGTTACTCTATAGGTAAATATGAACTTGTGGAGAACAACCGTATAACTCAAACAGAGGTTGAAGAATATAAAATTCGTATTTATCAAGACCCTTCTTTTTTGTTCAATTTGCTTATGGGGGTTGGTTTTAGCAATGTCCGAATGGTTAAAGCCTTTGACCGCCTGACATCGCCTCATGAAACCGATGAAAGTATTGTTTTTGAATGCAGAAAATAA